The genomic interval CTGAAGATGGCTTTAAACAAATTACAGAAGATCATTCCTTAGTAAATGAATTAGTTCGAATGGGCCAAATTTCCAAAGAGGATGCAGAACACCATCCGCGGAAAAATGTTGTTTTACGAGCACTAGGAACAGATGCTCAGTTAGATATTGATGTGATGACGATTATGTTTGAAGAAGGGGACATTATTTTCATTTGTTCCGATGGCTTATCAAACAAAGTAACCGATCAACAAATTAAAGAAGTGCTTGAAAAAGAGCATACGCTTGAAGAAAAAGCTTCTACATTAATTGAAACAGCTAATAGAAATGGCGGGGAAGATAATATTACAGTCGTTATATTAGAGCATGGGGATGGTCATCAAGCAGGTGACGAGCAATGATGATTGGGAAAAGAATAAGTGGTCGGTATAAGGTATTAGATATGATTGGCGGAGGTGGAATGGCAAACGTCTATCTTGCGCATGATATGATTCTTGATCGGGATGTAGCTGTCAAAATGCTAAGACTGGATTATGTTAATGATGAAGAATTTATTAAACGATTTCATCGAGAAGCACAATCAGCAACAAGCTTAGCACATCCGAATATCGTCAGTATTTATGATGTTGGGGAAGAAGGAGACATCTATTATATTGTCATGGAGTATGTGGAAGGCGATACATTAAAACAATATATACATAAAAATTCGCCGCTTTCTGTCGAGACAGTTATCGCAATTATGCAACAAATCACATCAGCAATCGCCCATGCCCATCAAAATCATATTATTCACCGGGATATAAAACCGCATAATATTTTAATAGATAAAGATGGGAAAGTGAAAGTGACAGATTTCGGAATCGCGATGGCTTTGAGTGCGACAAGTATTACGCAAACAAATTCTGTGTTAGGATCTGTTCATTATTTATCTCCTGAGCAAGCGCGTGGGGGAATGGCGAATAAAAAGTCCGATATTTATTCCCTTGGGATTGTGATGTTCGAATTATTAACAGGAAGACTTCCTTTTTCAGGAGAATCTGCTGTTTCGATTGCATTAAAGCATTTACAGTCAGAAACCCCCAGTGTAAGAAGATGGAATGAAGGAATTCCACAGAGTGTGGAAAATATTGTTTTGAAAGCAACCGCGAAGGATCCTTTTTATCGATACAATAGCATGGAAGAAATGTCAGATGATTTACGCACTGCTCTTGATATAGAAAGAATAGATGAACCGAAATTTGCGATTCCGATTGATGATGAAGCAACAAAAGCAATACCTGTCATCACCAATGATGGTTTGTATAAAAATTTCGATGAAACGATTGTTCATAAAAATGAAAAAGAAGAGCCTGGGAAACAACAGGTAAAGGAAGAACCGAAAAAGCTCGAGAAGAAAGAAAAAAAGAAAAAGGGCAAGAAAAAAGGAAAGAAAATAGCTGCTATTATTATTTCAACATTTATTGCCTTAATCTTACTAATAGGAATAGTAATTTTTGTATTGCCAGACTTATTGGAGCCAGAAGATATCGAAATTCCTGATGTTACTAATCTAGAGGTGGAAAAAGCTAAACAAGAGCTAGAACAAAAAGGGTTTGTTGTATCTGACACGATCACCTTAAATAGTGAAGACATCGAAATAGGTCATGTTATTAAAACAAGTCCTAGTGCAGGTAGTACCAGAAGAGAAGGGACAGAAATTACTTTATATGAAAGCTTAGGAAAAGAGACAGTTGTCTTAAGTGATTATGTAGGTAGAAATTATGATGATGTTGTTAAACTATTAGAGGGGTTTAAAGATGTCGACAAAGTGGAAGAGTTTGATGAAAACGAACCACCAGGAACCATCCTAGCTCAAAGTATTGATCCAAATGAGGAAGTAGTGCCGAGTGAAACATCAATAGAGTTCACAATCAGTAAAGGTGCAGAGCTAATTAGTATTAAAGATTTGACGGATTATACGAAAAAAGAAGTAAATGATTATGTTAGCGATGTTGGATTAACGGTAGCATTTTCCGAAGAATATAGTGATACAGTTGAAAAGGGACTAGTCCTATCCCAATCTCCAGAAGCGAGAACGAATTTGAAAAAAGGCGCAGAAATTTCCGTTGTTCTATCTAAAGGGAAGAAAGAAGTACAACCAAAAGAAGTCATGAAAGAAATTTCCATTCCGTATGAACCGACAGAAATGACTCCTGATGGAAAGCCGGTAGAACAAACCGTTAGAATTTATATTGGTGATTTTAATAATAGCATGACAGAACCTGCTGAGACGTTTACAATTACCGAAAATACGAAGAAAACGATCTATCTGCAAATTCCAGAAGGGCAAAAAGGATATTATCGTGTGCAAATTGATAGTGTTGTAATCCTCGATGAAGAAGTTCCGTACCCAAATTGATGGTAATGGCTATTGGTTTGAATTGCAAAGATAAGGGAATGCTTCTTTTTAGGAACACATTAGAAATGTTTTAAAGGCTAAAAGTAGTAAGGAGCGTTATATGTATGCCTAAAGGCAAAATCATTAAAGCATTAAGTGGATTTTACTATGTATTAAGTGAGGGTCAATTAATACAATGCCGGGGAAGAGGCGTTTTCCGCAAA from Niallia sp. FSL W8-0635 carries:
- a CDS encoding Stp1/IreP family PP2C-type Ser/Thr phosphatase translates to MSQIFMTDKGKVRQHNEDSGAIIRNKSGQRLAIVADGMGGHRAGDVASSLTVEKLTELWTMVEEIKTADDAENWLKTNILKVNQYVFDYASTHPECEGMGTTIIGVISTENFSTIAHVGDSRCYLYTEDGFKQITEDHSLVNELVRMGQISKEDAEHHPRKNVVLRALGTDAQLDIDVMTIMFEEGDIIFICSDGLSNKVTDQQIKEVLEKEHTLEEKASTLIETANRNGGEDNITVVILEHGDGHQAGDEQ
- the pknB gene encoding Stk1 family PASTA domain-containing Ser/Thr kinase, producing MMIGKRISGRYKVLDMIGGGGMANVYLAHDMILDRDVAVKMLRLDYVNDEEFIKRFHREAQSATSLAHPNIVSIYDVGEEGDIYYIVMEYVEGDTLKQYIHKNSPLSVETVIAIMQQITSAIAHAHQNHIIHRDIKPHNILIDKDGKVKVTDFGIAMALSATSITQTNSVLGSVHYLSPEQARGGMANKKSDIYSLGIVMFELLTGRLPFSGESAVSIALKHLQSETPSVRRWNEGIPQSVENIVLKATAKDPFYRYNSMEEMSDDLRTALDIERIDEPKFAIPIDDEATKAIPVITNDGLYKNFDETIVHKNEKEEPGKQQVKEEPKKLEKKEKKKKGKKKGKKIAAIIISTFIALILLIGIVIFVLPDLLEPEDIEIPDVTNLEVEKAKQELEQKGFVVSDTITLNSEDIEIGHVIKTSPSAGSTRREGTEITLYESLGKETVVLSDYVGRNYDDVVKLLEGFKDVDKVEEFDENEPPGTILAQSIDPNEEVVPSETSIEFTISKGAELISIKDLTDYTKKEVNDYVSDVGLTVAFSEEYSDTVEKGLVLSQSPEARTNLKKGAEISVVLSKGKKEVQPKEVMKEISIPYEPTEMTPDGKPVEQTVRIYIGDFNNSMTEPAETFTITENTKKTIYLQIPEGQKGYYRVQIDSVVILDEEVPYPN